A portion of the Zootoca vivipara chromosome 6, rZooViv1.1, whole genome shotgun sequence genome contains these proteins:
- the UBIAD1 gene encoding ubiA prenyltransferase domain-containing protein 1, producing the protein MEAEDEMEKINIVSENNQESEPEDQGEALLGTPKSLPSTWQHKCASYVLALRPWSFSASLTPVALGSALAYRSLGTLDPGLLVGSAVTVLAVHGAGNLVNTYYDFSKGIDHKKSDDRTLVDRILEPQDVVRFGVFLYTLGCISAACLYCLSTLKLEHLALIYFGGLSSSFLYTGGIGFKYVALGDVVILITFGPLAVMFAYAVQVGYLSVSPLLYAVPLALSTEAILHSNNTRDMESDRQAGIVTLAILIGPTFSYFLYNALLFLPYLVFCVLATRYTITMALPLLTIPMAFSLEKQFRSQSFVKIPQRTAKLNLLLGLFYVFAILSAPPGSLPKL; encoded by the exons GTGAGCCAGAAGATCAAGGAGAGGCGCTGCTGGGCACCCCGAAGAGCCTGCCCAGCACCTGGCAACACAAGTGTGCCTCTTATGTCCTGGCCCTCCGCCCCTGGAGCTTCAGCGCCTCCCTCACCCCAGTGGCCCTAGGCAGCGCTCTCGCCTATCGCTCCCTGGGGACCTTGGACCCTGGGCTCCTGGTTGGCAGCGCAGTTACCGTCTTGGCTGTCCACGGGGCTGGGAACCTCGTGAACACCTACTATGACTTCTCCAAGGGGATCGATCACAAGAAGAGTGATGACCGGACCCTGGTGGACCGGATATTGGAGCCCCAGGACGTGGTCAGATTCGGGGTCTTCTTGTACACCCTCGGCTGCATATCAGCGGCCTGCCTCTATTGCCTCTCTACCCTCAAGTTGGAGCACCTAGCCCTGATCTACTTTGGAGGGCTCTCTAGCTCCTTTCTCTATACTGGAG GCATTGGCTTCAAGTACGTGGCACTGGGCGACGTGGTGATCCTCATCACCTTTGGGCCGCTGGCCGTGATGTTCGCCTATGCCGTGCAGGTGGGCTACCTGTCGGTCTCGCCCTTGCTCTACGCCGTCCCGCTGGCCCTGAGCACCGAGGCCATCCTGCACAGCAACAACACCCGGGACATGGAGTCGGACCGGCAGGCCGGCATCGTCACCCTGGCCATCCTCATTGGGCCAACGTTCTCCTACTTCCTGTACAacgccctcctcttcctgccctaCCTGGTCTTCTGCGTCCTGGCTACCCGCTACACCATCACAATGGCCCTCCCGCTCCTCACCATCCCCATGGCCTTCTCCCTGGAGAAGCAGTTCCGCAGCCAGAGCTTCGTCAAGATCCCCCAAAGGACAGCCAAGCTCAACCTCTTGCTGGGACTCTTCTATGTCTTCGCCATCCTCTCGgcacccccggggtcccttccgaAGCTCTAG